A window of the Vigna angularis cultivar LongXiaoDou No.4 chromosome 3, ASM1680809v1, whole genome shotgun sequence genome harbors these coding sequences:
- the LOC108324669 gene encoding 60S ribosomal protein L35: MARIKVYELRNKTKAELLNQLKDLKAELALLRVAKVTGGAPNKLSKIKVVRLSIAQVLTVISQKQKAALREAYKTKKLLPLDLRPKKTRAIRRRLTKHQASLKTEREKKKELYFPLRKYAIKV; encoded by the exons ATGG CGAGGATAAAGGTGTACGAGCTGAGGAACAAGACGAAGGCGGAGCTGCTGAACCAGTTGAAGGATCTGAAGGCGGAGCTCGCTCTGCTTCGAGTGGCTAAGGTCACCGGCGGCGCCCCTAACAAGCTCTCCAAAAT CAAGGTAGTGAGGCTTTCGATAGCGCAGGTGTTGACGGTTATTTCTCAAAAGCAGAAGGCAGCGCTCAGAGAGGCTTACAAGACAAAGAAGCTTTTGCCCCTTGACCTCCGTCCCAAGAAGACCCGCGCCATTCGCAGACGCCTTACCAAACACCAG GCATCATTGAAGACAGAacgggagaagaagaaggagctTTACTTTCCACTAAGAAAGTATGCCATCAAAGTTTAA
- the LOC108326301 gene encoding UDP-glucuronic acid decarboxylase 1 yields the protein MKQLHKQPSLNHRREEEMGSSEASPYSPKSIKHTRSLPRSINYLLREQRLLFILVGILIGSTFFIIQPTLSRLGPPESHNFLPRSGLTRLSGPHTGRVPVGITGRRPRIVVTGGAGFVGSHLVDKLIARGDDVIVIDNFFTGRKENLVHLFGNPRFELIRHDVVEPILLEVDQIYHLACPASPVHYKYNPVKTIKTNVMGTLNMLGLAKRIGARFLLTSTSEVYGDPLEHPQKETYWGNVNPIGERSCYDEGKRTAETLAMDYHRGAGVEVRIARIFNTYGPRMCLDDGRVVSNFVAQAIRKQPLTVYGDGKQTRSFQYVSDLVNGLVALMEGEHVGPFNLGNPGEFTMLELAEVVKETIDSSATIEYKPNTADDPHMRKPDISKAKELLNWEPKVPLREGLPLMVNDFRNRILNEDEGKGMK from the exons ATGAAACAGCTTCACAAGCAACCCAGTCTGAATCACAGAAGGGAGGAAGAGATGGGGAGCAGCGAGGCCTCACCCTACTCCCCCAAATCCATCAAGCACACCAGATCCCTCCCCAGATCCATCAACTATCTCCTCAGAGAGCAGCGTCTTTTGTTCATCCTCGTCGGGATTCTCATCGGCTCCACGTTTTTCATCATCCAGCCCACGCTCTCCCGCTTAGGCCCACCCGAGTCCCATAACTTCCTCCCCCGCTCTGGCCTCACTCGATTGTCCGGGCCCCACACCGGCCGGGTCCCCGTCGGGATCACCGGCCGAAGGCCCCGCATCGTCGTCACCGGTGGCGCGGGCTTCGTCGGGAGCCACCTCGTCGACAAGCTCATCGCGCGTGGGGACGACGTCATCGTCATTGACAATTTCTTCACCGGGAGAAAGGAGAACCTGGTGCACCTCTTCGGCAACCCTAGGTTCGAGCTAATTCGCCATGACGTCGTTGAACCGATTCTCCTCGAGGTGGATCAGATCTACCACCTCGCGTGTCCCGCTTCGCCGGTGCATTACAAGTACAACCCTGTGAAGACCATC AAGACGAATGTGATGGGGACGCTTAACATGTTGGGCCTTGCGAAGAGAATTGGGGCTAGGTTTCTGCTTACTAGCACCAGTGAGGTCTACGGTGATCCGCTGGAGCATCCTCAGAAGGAGACTTACTGGGGAAATGTCAATCCAATAG GTGAGAGGAGTTGTTACGATGAAGGGAAGCGGACTGCGGAGACTTTGGCCATGGATTATCATCGAGGTGCTGGCGTTGAG GTTCGTATTGCTCGAATTTTCAATACATATGGACCCCGGATGTGTTTGGACGATGGTCGTGTAGTTAGCAATTTTGTTGCACAG GCTATTCGTAAGCAACCATTGACTGTATATGGTGATGGGAAGCAAACAAGAAGTTTCCAATATGTCTCTGATTTG GTTAATGGGCTGGTGGCTTTAATGGAAGGTGAACACGTGGGACCTTTCAACCTGGGTAACCCAGGGGAGTTTACCATGTTAGAGCTTGCAGAG GTTGTTAAGGAAACAATTGATTCCAGTGCTACAATAGAATACAAGCCAAACACTGCTGATGATCCACATATGAGGAAGCCAGATATTAGCAAAGCGAAGGAACTGTTGAACTGGGAGCCAAAAGTCCCACTTAGAGAAGGGTTGCCTCTCATGGTTAATGATTTCCGAAATCGGATTCTGAACGAAGACGAAGGTAAAGGGATGAAATAA